A stretch of Alligator mississippiensis isolate rAllMis1 chromosome 14, rAllMis1, whole genome shotgun sequence DNA encodes these proteins:
- the LOC106738024 gene encoding uncharacterized protein LOC106738024, translating to MRDIDSGPGRAPAPGSKTRVPGGGTRSWASLSDSAAPRVVRTGGEEPRRAVRPDRRTDPERCDTCCGDHGGSCGRLEAEADKPGDGQALTTKEGRNPRPPSRTERSLKGRWRRRNRSRRTILGGSPRSSFLSTCSGSKTRHQELSWKHTQHPFGSEEEADKTADNQLRKKETPAHPAGGKGPCRAAGEEGTEAGKESSGTRSVACGAQEGWSKIFNVCLGKYRWRVVCMSTFSNTH from the exons ATGCGCGACATCGACTCCGGGCCGGGGAGAGCGCCAGCGCCGGGATCCAAGACTCGTGTTCCC GGAGGCGGGACCAGGAGCTGGGCCTCGCTGTCCGACTCCGCAGCTCCGCGGGTTGTGCGCACGGGCGGCGAGGAACCACGTCGCGCTGTTCGGCCGGACCGGCGGACGGACCCGGAGCGCTGCGACACGTGCTGTGGCGACCACGGCGGGTCGTGCGGGAGACTGG aagcagaagcagaCAAGCCTGGAGATGGGCAGGCATTAACCACTAAGGAGGGAAGAAACCCCCGCCCACCCAGCAGAACGGAAAG GTCCCTGAAGGGCAGGTGGAGAAGAAGGAACAGAAGCAGGAGAA caattttagggggCAGTccgcggtcctccttcctcagcacgTGTTCTGGATCCAAgacacggcaccaggaattgtcatggaaacacacacagcatccttttgggtcag AAGAAGAAGCAGACAAGACGGCAGACAACCAACTGAGGAAGAAAGaaacccctgcccacccagcaggagGGAAAG GTCcctgcagggcagctggagaagaaggaacggaagcaggaaaagaaagctCGGGAACAAGAAGTGTGGCTTGCGGTGCGCAGGAGGGATGGAGCAAAATTTTTAATGTATGCTTAGGTAAATACAGATGGAGAGTGGTGTGCATGTCTACATTTTCAAACACCCATTAG